In the Chroicocephalus ridibundus chromosome 15, bChrRid1.1, whole genome shotgun sequence genome, one interval contains:
- the BBLN gene encoding bublin coiled-coil protein — MSGPNGEPHVPLGAEEEEEEDGDSFGEEEYAAINSMLDQINSCLDHLEEKNDYLHACLKELLESNRQTRLEFQQQSEQQNIEADMQGSQPPT, encoded by the exons ATGTCGGGGCCGAACGGGGAGCCGCACGTGCCGCTGggcgccgaggaggaggaggaggaggacggggacaGCTTCGGGGAGGAAG AATATGCAGCAATAAACTCCATGCTGGACCAGATCAACTCCTGCTTGGATCACCTGGAGGAGAAGAATGATTATCTACATGCCTGCTTGAAAGAACTGCTGGAGTCCAACCGCCAGACCCGCCTGGAGTTCCAGCAGCAGAGCGAGCAGCAGAACATTGAAGCTGATATGCAGGGATCACAGCCTCCCACCTAG